A genomic region of Mesorhizobium sp. NZP2077 contains the following coding sequences:
- a CDS encoding TauD/TfdA family dioxygenase, whose protein sequence is MLDTPKHASQPRHAALQAAPICAMRTAGAHVAVEFADGRSAKLSTRWLRLACECEQCGDTASGKRWLTPADVDKAIHAESFDVSTPGQVTVIWQDGHVSRYDAVLLAGHVGGLGPVRFQPQLWDSDLAARLGRFAFDAVVADDEALFQSLRALRDHGIAMLTGVPAETEATARVAGRYGPIRETSYGKVFDLISRPDARVAGETARAQIPHTDEPFRYAPPGFIFFHAIRTGAGSGGTSLMVDGFHVAELMRRRTPELFELLTRHGVTFHREHEGEVFFSAEAHVISLDAAGAVTGIRYNDRCLAPQWAPLDRIDGLIEALAELTRLVCDPQNQFQHQLQPGEVLVFDNQRVLHGRSAFDPTLAVRHLRSCNIDRDGVHSAFRSLARRFAPGEAEAVLYQGAIF, encoded by the coding sequence ATGCTCGACACGCCAAAGCATGCAAGCCAGCCAAGACACGCAGCCTTACAAGCGGCGCCGATCTGCGCCATGCGGACCGCAGGCGCACACGTCGCGGTCGAATTTGCGGACGGCCGCTCGGCAAAACTCTCGACGCGCTGGCTGCGGCTCGCCTGTGAATGCGAGCAATGCGGCGACACCGCCTCGGGCAAGAGATGGCTGACGCCGGCTGATGTCGACAAGGCCATTCATGCCGAAAGTTTCGACGTCTCCACGCCGGGGCAAGTGACCGTTATCTGGCAGGATGGACATGTCTCGCGCTACGACGCGGTCTTGCTCGCCGGCCATGTCGGCGGTTTAGGTCCGGTCCGTTTCCAGCCGCAGCTGTGGGACAGCGACCTCGCCGCACGGCTCGGGCGCTTCGCCTTCGACGCGGTGGTCGCGGATGACGAGGCGCTGTTCCAGTCGCTCAGGGCGTTGCGCGATCACGGCATCGCCATGCTGACCGGCGTTCCGGCCGAGACGGAGGCGACGGCGCGGGTCGCGGGCCGCTACGGACCGATCCGCGAGACCAGCTACGGCAAGGTCTTTGACCTGATCTCGCGGCCGGATGCGCGGGTGGCGGGCGAGACGGCGCGGGCGCAGATCCCGCATACGGACGAGCCGTTTCGCTATGCGCCGCCGGGTTTTATCTTTTTCCATGCTATCCGCACGGGTGCTGGGAGCGGCGGTACCTCGCTGATGGTCGATGGTTTTCATGTCGCCGAGCTGATGCGGAGGCGCACGCCCGAACTGTTCGAGCTGTTGACGCGGCACGGCGTCACCTTCCACCGCGAGCATGAAGGCGAAGTGTTCTTCAGCGCCGAGGCGCATGTCATCAGCCTCGACGCGGCGGGCGCCGTCACCGGCATCCGCTACAATGACCGCTGCCTGGCGCCGCAATGGGCTCCCTTGGACCGGATCGACGGCCTGATCGAGGCGCTGGCCGAACTGACGCGGCTGGTCTGCGACCCGCAGAACCAGTTCCAGCACCAGTTGCAGCCGGGCGAAGTGCTGGTCTTCGACAACCAGCGCGTCCTGCATGGCCGCAGCGCCTTCGACCCGACGCTCGCCGTGCGGCATCTCAGAAGCTGCAATATTGATCGTGACGGCGTGCACAGCGCGTTTCGGTCGCTGGCCAGACGTTTCGCGCCGGGGGAGGCGGAAGCGGTGTTGTATCAAGGAGCGATTTTCTGA
- a CDS encoding CapA family protein gives MSNYPLSYKLSWLPRFLKPSLDGDGNGFAPMAGTLMQPPPGKTVRLAFIGDISAVANSRAPDCDPAIKALLGTADLVIGNCESPVVDRPSAVLGTKLGTHHAMSERFLAEALAAAGIAREKLVLSLANNHVLDQGVAGFDDTVAALRRLGISTIGLAANGPVQPVKVGPLNVGFAAFTLWRNADEDLFAGRVSMDPTGWQRDGFDLLCAVPHWDWEFRHFPRTGTRALARRLAGQGVGLIAGHHAHVVQPVERIGDAVIAYGLGDFLGTALARQPWPGRIGGIFVADVSADAGTRGAIASYRLHPFVRLRAGDYERLVPVEGLGGAMRAKVEGRLRAVFPSSLVGEGVAEGDG, from the coding sequence GTGTCGAACTATCCGCTTTCCTACAAGCTGTCCTGGCTGCCGCGTTTCCTGAAGCCGTCGCTTGACGGCGACGGCAACGGGTTTGCGCCGATGGCGGGGACGTTGATGCAGCCACCACCGGGAAAGACGGTGCGGCTGGCCTTCATCGGCGACATTTCGGCGGTGGCCAACAGCCGTGCGCCGGATTGCGATCCGGCGATCAAGGCGCTGCTCGGCACCGCCGATCTGGTGATCGGCAATTGCGAGAGCCCTGTCGTGGACAGGCCAAGCGCCGTGCTCGGCACGAAGCTCGGCACGCATCATGCGATGAGCGAGCGGTTTCTGGCCGAGGCGCTGGCGGCGGCCGGCATTGCGCGCGAAAAACTCGTGCTGTCGCTGGCCAACAATCATGTGCTCGACCAGGGCGTCGCCGGTTTCGACGACACGGTGGCAGCGCTGAGGCGGCTCGGCATCAGCACTATCGGCCTGGCCGCCAATGGTCCGGTTCAGCCGGTCAAGGTCGGGCCGCTGAATGTCGGCTTCGCGGCCTTCACGCTGTGGCGCAATGCGGATGAAGATTTGTTTGCCGGGCGTGTGTCGATGGACCCGACAGGCTGGCAGCGCGATGGTTTCGATCTTCTCTGCGCCGTGCCGCATTGGGACTGGGAGTTCCGGCATTTTCCACGCACCGGAACAAGGGCATTGGCCCGGCGCCTGGCCGGCCAGGGTGTCGGGCTGATCGCTGGCCATCACGCCCATGTGGTGCAGCCTGTGGAGCGGATCGGCGACGCGGTCATCGCTTACGGGCTCGGCGATTTCCTCGGCACCGCTCTTGCCCGACAGCCATGGCCGGGGCGCATTGGCGGGATTTTCGTTGCCGATGTCAGTGCGGATGCAGGGACGCGTGGTGCGATTGCGTCTTACCGGCTGCATCCCTTTGTGCGGCTGCGCGCCGGCGACTATGAGCGGCTAGTGCCGGTGGAGGGTTTGGGGGGCGCGATGAGGGCAAAGGTCGAGGGGCGATTGAGAGCGGTCTTCCCTTCTTCCCTTGTGGGAGAAGGTGTCGCCGAAGGCGACGGATGA
- a CDS encoding DUF1344 domain-containing protein gives MKRTLVTTAALLAFLGTAYAASVQGTIQAVDPTTKSITLDDGKIYQLSPEANVGKLKVGAKVAVTVDDKTGMVTSIKKAS, from the coding sequence ATGAAAAGAACCCTCGTAACCACCGCCGCTCTGCTCGCCTTCCTCGGTACGGCCTATGCCGCGTCCGTTCAGGGCACCATCCAGGCGGTCGACCCGACGACCAAGTCGATCACACTCGACGACGGCAAGATCTACCAGCTGTCGCCGGAAGCGAATGTCGGCAAACTAAAGGTCGGCGCCAAAGTGGCTGTGACCGTCGATGACAAGACCGGCATGGTGACGTCGATCAAGAAGGCTTCGTAG
- a CDS encoding FAD-binding oxidoreductase, with protein sequence MAEDQKGFRLSRRLVLGAAVVGGAVLWGGTTMARLARGPSGPKNAGRIADIDGIALPLKPIASPPAFDPSLPWSAKGGDINDASGLSRTPVYGVVEVSEEDHIAKALAFARANGLKVSLAAMRHSMGGHAFDDNALVLDLKKFNKVSVDAAAKTMTLQPGARWHDIQNMLHPRFAVKAMQSTDIFSVGGSLSVNAHGMDHQAGSVAGSIRSMRVMLADGSVTTCSPSENTELFRHVVGGYGLFGVVLEATLDIVDNAVYRTSREIIKSDDFPNFFAEVLEPNKDIGLFYGHLSTAPGNFLEDMIVYRYDKVAEEPPADQPDIGEPGSVGLKRVIINLAKWGSLFQELKWFTEKTLEPKFESCTVARTAAMAQGEACLVTRNNPMHDSVPYLFNDLMDETDILHEYFIPRRAYNPFITEAREILRNQSLPVLNASVRIVHKEDVALTYAPEPAYSLVLYINQPTDADGNARMRALTRALIDVTIKHGGRFFLPYQLHYTARELLASYPELPAFLASKRHHDPTELFSSTFYRAIKALSGVA encoded by the coding sequence ATGGCCGAGGACCAAAAAGGCTTCCGCCTGTCGCGCCGGCTGGTGCTCGGTGCGGCGGTGGTCGGCGGCGCGGTGCTGTGGGGCGGAACCACCATGGCGCGGCTGGCGCGCGGGCCTTCGGGGCCGAAGAATGCCGGCCGTATCGCCGATATTGACGGCATTGCCCTGCCGCTGAAACCGATCGCCAGTCCACCGGCCTTCGATCCTTCGCTGCCCTGGTCGGCCAAGGGCGGCGACATCAACGATGCCAGTGGCCTGTCGCGGACGCCGGTCTATGGTGTGGTCGAGGTCAGCGAGGAAGACCATATCGCCAAGGCGCTGGCCTTCGCCCGCGCCAACGGGCTGAAAGTCTCGCTGGCCGCCATGCGCCATTCGATGGGCGGGCACGCCTTCGACGACAATGCGCTGGTGCTCGACCTCAAGAAGTTCAACAAGGTCAGCGTCGATGCGGCGGCCAAGACCATGACGCTGCAGCCAGGCGCGCGCTGGCACGACATCCAGAATATGCTGCATCCGCGTTTCGCGGTGAAGGCGATGCAGTCGACCGACATCTTCTCCGTCGGCGGCTCGCTGTCGGTCAACGCGCATGGCATGGACCATCAGGCGGGCTCGGTGGCGGGCTCGATCCGCTCGATGCGGGTGATGCTGGCCGATGGGTCGGTGACGACTTGCTCGCCGAGCGAGAACACCGAGCTGTTCCGCCACGTCGTCGGCGGCTATGGCCTGTTCGGCGTGGTGCTGGAAGCAACGCTCGACATCGTCGACAACGCCGTCTACCGCACTTCGCGCGAAATCATCAAATCTGACGATTTCCCGAACTTCTTTGCCGAGGTATTGGAGCCGAACAAGGATATCGGCCTGTTCTACGGCCATCTGTCGACGGCGCCGGGCAACTTCCTCGAGGACATGATCGTCTACCGCTACGACAAGGTGGCCGAAGAGCCGCCGGCCGATCAGCCTGATATCGGCGAACCGGGCTCGGTCGGGCTGAAGCGGGTGATCATCAACCTGGCGAAATGGGGCAGCCTGTTCCAGGAGCTGAAGTGGTTCACCGAAAAGACGCTGGAGCCGAAATTCGAAAGCTGCACGGTGGCGCGCACGGCGGCGATGGCGCAAGGCGAGGCCTGTCTCGTCACCCGCAACAATCCGATGCACGATTCGGTGCCGTATCTGTTCAACGACCTGATGGACGAGACCGATATCCTGCACGAATATTTTATTCCACGCCGTGCGTATAATCCATTCATCACGGAGGCTCGCGAGATCCTGCGCAACCAGTCGCTGCCGGTGCTCAACGCCTCGGTGCGCATCGTCCACAAGGAGGATGTGGCGCTGACCTACGCGCCGGAGCCGGCCTATTCGCTGGTGCTCTACATCAACCAGCCGACCGATGCCGACGGCAATGCCAGGATGCGGGCGCTGACGCGGGCATTGATCGACGTGACCATCAAGCATGGCGGGCGTTTCTTCCTGCCCTATCAGCTGCATTATACGGCCAGGGAGTTGCTGGCCTCCTATCCCGAACTGCCGGCTTTCCTCGCCTCAAAGCGGCATCATGACCCAACGGAACTGTTTTCCTCGACCTTCTACCGTGCCATCAAGGCGCTGAGCGGGGTGGCGTAA
- a CDS encoding IS630 family transposase (programmed frameshift), with translation MGSAVKLRTNFSAGELRRLARNSKDVRQSSRLLSIAAVLDGMSRADAARIGGMDRQTLRDWVHRFNTAGPDGLVDQWAPGPASRLSHEQQAELAALVEKGPDRAVDGVVRWRRIDLKKAIKDRFGIDYDARYVGKLLHKLGFSHMSVRPRHPAQDAHIIEEFKKNWPRTLKAHLCDLPPRTKVEIWFQDEARIGQKNGIVRQWARRGTRPRQPADQRYKSAYLFGAICPARGTGAALALPFADTEAMQLHINEISRHVEKGAHAVLVMDRAGWHTTANLSIPDNITPIFLPSRAPELNPVENVWQYMRQNWLSNRVFDSYDDIIDAACDAWQKLLADSETITSIGMRQWAHVGQTP, from the exons ATGGGATCAGCGGTGAAGTTGCGGACGAACTTTTCGGCGGGGGAGCTTCGCCGTCTTGCCCGGAACTCAAAGGATGTGCGCCAGAGCAGCCGGCTGTTGTCGATCGCAGCGGTTCTGGACGGCATGAGCCGGGCCGATGCGGCCCGGATCGGCGGGATGGATCGCCAGACGCTACGCGACTGGGTGCATCGGTTCAACACGGCCGGCCCCGATGGTCTTGTGGACCAATGGGCGCCGGGACCAGCGTCCCGGCTGTCGCATGAGCAGCAGGCCGAACTGGCCGCGCTTGTGGAGAAGGGCCCGGATCGTGCCGTCGATGGCGTCGTTCGCTGGCGGCGGATCGACCTGAAGAAAGCCATCAAGGACCGCTTCGGCATTGATTATGACGCGCGCTATGTCGGGAAGCTGCTGCACAAGCTCGGCTTCTCCCACATGAGTGTGCGACCGCGTCATCCGGCGCAGGATGCCCATATCATCGAGGAATTCA AAAAAAACTGGCCTCGCACGCTGAAGGCGCATCTTTGCGACTTGCCGCCGCGCACGAAGGTGGAGATCTGGTTCCAGGACGAAGCAAGGATCGGCCAGAAGAACGGGATTGTACGGCAGTGGGCCAGACGCGGCACGCGGCCGCGACAGCCGGCCGACCAGCGCTACAAGAGCGCCTACCTGTTCGGCGCCATCTGCCCAGCACGTGGTACCGGGGCGGCTCTCGCACTGCCGTTTGCCGATACCGAGGCCATGCAACTCCATATCAACGAGATCAGCCGCCATGTCGAAAAGGGCGCCCATGCCGTACTCGTCATGGATCGCGCCGGATGGCACACCACCGCAAACCTCAGCATACCGGACAACATCACCCCGATCTTCCTGCCGTCGCGCGCGCCGGAGCTGAACCCGGTCGAGAACGTCTGGCAGTATATGCGCCAGAACTGGCTCTCCAACCGTGTCTTCGACAGCTATGACGATATCATCGATGCGGCCTGCGACGCCTGGCAGAAACTCCTCGCAGATTCCGAGACCATCACATCAATCGGGATGCGCCAATGGGCCCATGTCGGTCAAACCCCATGA